A single window of Ornithorhynchus anatinus isolate Pmale09 chromosome 3, mOrnAna1.pri.v4, whole genome shotgun sequence DNA harbors:
- the CD151 gene encoding CD151 antigen isoform X1 has protein sequence MGDYEKQETCGAVCLKYLLFVFNCCFWLAGLGVMAVGIWIVALKSDYISLLASNFYTATAYLLVVAGAVVMVTGILGCCATFKERRNLLRLYFILLLIIFLLEILAGILAYVSHQQMNEELKSGLKSTMTEKYRQPGAAGVTSAVDKLQQEFKCCGSNSSEDWKDSLWIKSGDANNRKFPDSCCKTIVDGCGQRDHASNIYKVEGGCITKLEIFIREHLKIIGAVGIGVACVQIFGMIFTCCLYKSLKLEHY, from the exons ATGGGCGACTACGAGAAGCAGGAGACGTGTGGCGCCGTCTGCCTCAAATACCTGCTGTTCGTCTTCAACTGCTGCTTCTGG CTGGCAGGGCTGGGCGTGATGGCCGTGGGCATCTGGATCGTGGCCCTCAAGAGCGACTACATCAGCCTGCTGGCGTCCAACTTCTACACGGCCACCGCCTACCTCCTGGTGGTGGCCGGTGCCGTCGTCATGGTGACGGGCATCCTGGGCTGCTGTGCCACCTTCAAGGAACGCAGGAACCTTCTGAGACTG TATTTTATCCTGCTGCTCATTATCTTCCTCCTGGAAATCCTGGCCGGGATCCTCGCCTACGTCAGCCATCAGCag ATGAACGAGGAGCTGAAGAGCGGGCTGAAGTCCACAATGACGGAGAAGTACCGGCagccgggggctgcgggggtgACCAGCGCCGTGGACAAGCTGCagcaggag TTCAAGTGCTGCGGCAGTAACAGTTCGGAGGACTGGAAGGACAGCCTCTGGATCAAGTCCGGCGACGCCAACAACCGTAAATTCCCCGACAGCTGTTGCAAGACCATCGTGGACGGCTGCGGCCAGCGGGACCACGCCTCCAACATCTACAAAGTGGAG GGCGGCTGCATCACCAAGCTGGAGATCTTTATCCGGGAGCACCTGAAGATCATCGGGGCCGTGGGCATCGGCGTGGCCTGCGTGCAG ATCTTCGGCATGATCTTCACCTGCTGTTTGTACAAGAGCCTGAAGCTTGAACACTACTAG
- the CD151 gene encoding CD151 antigen isoform X2, with the protein MGDYEKQETCGAVCLKYLLFVFNCCFWLAGLGVMAVGIWIVALKSDYISLLASNFYTATAYLLVVAGAVVMVTGILGCCATFKERRNLLRLMNEELKSGLKSTMTEKYRQPGAAGVTSAVDKLQQEFKCCGSNSSEDWKDSLWIKSGDANNRKFPDSCCKTIVDGCGQRDHASNIYKVEGGCITKLEIFIREHLKIIGAVGIGVACVQIFGMIFTCCLYKSLKLEHY; encoded by the exons ATGGGCGACTACGAGAAGCAGGAGACGTGTGGCGCCGTCTGCCTCAAATACCTGCTGTTCGTCTTCAACTGCTGCTTCTGG CTGGCAGGGCTGGGCGTGATGGCCGTGGGCATCTGGATCGTGGCCCTCAAGAGCGACTACATCAGCCTGCTGGCGTCCAACTTCTACACGGCCACCGCCTACCTCCTGGTGGTGGCCGGTGCCGTCGTCATGGTGACGGGCATCCTGGGCTGCTGTGCCACCTTCAAGGAACGCAGGAACCTTCTGAGACTG ATGAACGAGGAGCTGAAGAGCGGGCTGAAGTCCACAATGACGGAGAAGTACCGGCagccgggggctgcgggggtgACCAGCGCCGTGGACAAGCTGCagcaggag TTCAAGTGCTGCGGCAGTAACAGTTCGGAGGACTGGAAGGACAGCCTCTGGATCAAGTCCGGCGACGCCAACAACCGTAAATTCCCCGACAGCTGTTGCAAGACCATCGTGGACGGCTGCGGCCAGCGGGACCACGCCTCCAACATCTACAAAGTGGAG GGCGGCTGCATCACCAAGCTGGAGATCTTTATCCGGGAGCACCTGAAGATCATCGGGGCCGTGGGCATCGGCGTGGCCTGCGTGCAG ATCTTCGGCATGATCTTCACCTGCTGTTTGTACAAGAGCCTGAAGCTTGAACACTACTAG
- the POLR2L gene encoding DNA-directed RNA polymerases I, II, and III subunit RPABC5, translated as MIIPVRCFTCGKIVGNKWEAYLGLLQAEYTEGDALDALGLKRYCCRRMLLSHVDLIEKLLNYAPLEK; from the exons ATGATCATCCCCGTCCGCTGCTTCACGTGCGGGAAGATCGTCGGAAACAAATGGGAGGCCTATCTGGGCCTGCTGCAGGCCGAGTACACCGAGGG GGACGCGCTGGACGCCCTGGGCCTGAAGCGCTACTGCTGCCGCCGGATGCTGCTCTCCCACGTCGACCTCATCGAGAAGCTCCTCAACTACGCCCCGCTCGAGAAGTGA